The Trichosurus vulpecula isolate mTriVul1 chromosome 3, mTriVul1.pri, whole genome shotgun sequence genome includes a window with the following:
- the MAFB gene encoding transcription factor MafB, whose translation MAGELSIGPELPTSPLAMEYVNDFDLMKFDVKKEPLSRAERPGRHCTRLQPAGSVSSTPISTPCSSVPSSPSFSPTEQKTHLEDLYWMANSYQQMNPEALNLTPEDAVEALIGSHQVPQQLQGFENFRAHHHHHHQHQHHHHQYPGVSHEDLANGGHPHHHHHHHQASPTPSTSSTSSQQLPNNHPAAHPASSSVEDRFSDDQLVSMSVRELNRHLRGFTKDEVIRLKQKRRTLKNRGYAQSCRYKRVQQKHHLENEKTQLIQQVEQLKQEVSRLARERDAYKLKCEKLASNGFREAGSTSDNPSSPEFFM comes from the coding sequence ATGGCTGGAGAGCTGAGCATCGGCCCAGAGCTGCCCACCAGCCCGCTGGCCATGGAGTACGTGAATGACTTCGACCTCATGAAGTTCGATGTGAAAAAGGAGCCCCTAAGCCGGGCCGAGCGCCCTGGACGTCACTGCACTCGCCTGCAGCCTGCGGGGTCGGTGTCGTCCACCCCCATCAGTACTCCTTGCAGCTCCGTGCCCTCGTCGCCCAGTTTCAGCCCTACCGAGCAGAAGACGCACCTGGAAGACCTGTACTGGATGGCCAACAGCTACCAGCAGATGAACCCGGAGGCTCTCAATCTGACCCCCGAGGATGCGGTGGAGGCGCTGATTGGCTCCCACCAGGTCCCCCAGCAGCTGCAGGGCTTCGAGAACTTCCgggcccaccaccaccaccatcaccaacatcagcaccaccaccaccaatatcCTGGCGTCAGCCACGAAGACCTGGCCAACGGAGGGCacccccaccaccatcatcatcaccaccaagCGTCCCCCACCCCGTCGACCTCCTCCACTTCATCCCAGCAGCTGCCCAATAACCACCCGGCGGCGCACCCAGCCTCTAGCAGCGTGGAAGACCGCTTCTCGGACGACCAGCTGGTGTCCATGTCGGTAAGGGAGCTGAACCGGCACCTGCGAGGCTTCACCAAGGACGAGGTGATCCGCCTCAAGCAGAAGAGGAGGACCTTGAAGAACAGGGGCTACGCCCAGTCCTGCAGGTATAAACGAGTCCAGCAGAAACACCACCTGGAAAACGAGAAGACCCAACTCATCCAGCAGGTGGAACAGCTCAAGCAGGAGGTGTCCCGGCTGGCCCGCGAGAGAGATGCTTACAAGCTGAAATGCGAGAAACTTGCCAGCAATGGCTTCAGGGAGGCCGGCTCCACCAGCGACAACCCCTCCTCTCCAGAGTTCTTCATGTGA